Proteins encoded in a region of the Malaciobacter mytili LMG 24559 genome:
- a CDS encoding radical SAM protein yields the protein MLISEEEFVNKYSQEEFINFIEKIKNYVKHPEILEKEILEKDEKTINSLTFPKPDEFSYYLTRYKGLLEDERRLKNFFISLKQPRNELKRDYLPTILDIEPISRCNFRCIMCQLSGWKNAQRSEDLKIEDYKELIDSQYGLTEIKLQGIGEPLLHPDFFEMVKYAVSKKIWVRTTINGSLLHNENFKRLIDSGINDIQISFDGATKEIFEKIRKKSNFEQVVENVTLLNTYANKLNKNVTNMWVLLQEYNKHQILDFIKIAQKMQFKKMTFSIGLGFWGQEKWEKTNKKRVAKDAFSEKIKQELIELKKSSNIDITIWDLQSKFSTKEEKTLCPWPFNRYFIGSDMRISPCCMIANPDIYSLGNQKEIKTWNTQEFINFREKHLLGQIPDVCKNCYE from the coding sequence ATGCTTATTAGTGAAGAAGAATTTGTAAATAAATATTCTCAAGAAGAGTTTATAAACTTTATTGAAAAGATTAAAAATTATGTGAAACATCCTGAAATTTTAGAAAAAGAAATTTTAGAAAAAGATGAAAAGACAATAAATAGTTTAACTTTTCCAAAACCAGATGAATTTTCATACTATCTTACAAGATATAAAGGGCTTTTAGAAGATGAAAGAAGATTAAAAAATTTTTTCATCTCTTTAAAACAACCACGAAATGAGTTAAAAAGAGATTATTTACCTACGATTTTAGATATAGAACCTATAAGTAGATGTAATTTTCGATGTATTATGTGTCAATTATCAGGGTGGAAAAATGCACAAAGAAGTGAAGATTTAAAAATAGAAGACTATAAAGAACTTATAGATTCACAATATGGATTAACTGAAATAAAACTTCAAGGAATAGGAGAGCCTTTACTTCATCCTGATTTTTTTGAGATGGTAAAATATGCTGTAAGCAAAAAAATTTGGGTAAGAACTACAATAAATGGCTCTTTATTACATAATGAAAATTTTAAAAGGCTTATTGATTCTGGAATAAATGATATTCAAATATCTTTTGATGGTGCTACAAAAGAGATATTTGAAAAAATTAGAAAGAAATCTAACTTTGAACAAGTTGTAGAAAATGTAACTTTATTAAATACCTATGCAAATAAATTAAATAAAAATGTTACTAATATGTGGGTTTTACTACAAGAATATAATAAACATCAAATTTTAGACTTTATAAAAATAGCTCAAAAGATGCAATTTAAAAAAATGACTTTTTCTATTGGACTTGGATTTTGGGGACAAGAAAAATGGGAAAAAACAAATAAAAAAAGAGTTGCAAAAGATGCATTTAGTGAAAAAATCAAGCAAGAGTTAATTGAATTAAAAAAATCTTCAAATATTGATATTACTATTTGGGATTTACAAAGTAAGTTTTCCACTAAAGAAGAAAAAACTTTATGTCCTTGGCCATTTAATAGATATTTTATTGGCTCAGATATGAGAATTTCCCCTTGCTGTATGATTGCAAATCCAGATATTTATAGTTTAGGCAATCAAAAAGAGATAAAAACTTGGAATACACAAGAGTTTATAAATTTTAGAGAAAAGCATTTATTAGGACAAATCCCTGATGTATGTAAGAATTGTTATGAATAA
- a CDS encoding methyltransferase domain-containing protein gives MLKEAIDFFVCPSCKSNLSLEILQTKNDRVKEGTLTCTNCSNKYQIINFIPRFVTNEEYVSSFGDEWHLFKDVKNTRPSMSKDEMSKYLNLNKEDIENKLVLEIGCGAGPYLDISAKEYKAKHIIGVDLSRAVDAAYENVGELENVTIIQANLFHLPFKEKSFDLIYSLGVLHHTPDTKKAFKAITPYVKKQGLVSIWLYGKYWERKIKNQNFIRRNITSKFSSKQLYTFSKISSYFYYLYLLPIIGDGLRERFPLAMDKDIQVRQLNTFDMYSPTYINYHYLDEVYEWFEEENFKDIRPSRYLLGMKGYKA, from the coding sequence ATGTTAAAAGAAGCAATAGATTTTTTTGTTTGCCCTTCTTGCAAAAGTAATTTAAGTTTAGAAATTTTACAAACAAAAAATGATAGAGTAAAAGAAGGAACATTAACGTGTACAAACTGTTCTAATAAATATCAAATTATTAATTTTATTCCTAGATTTGTAACAAATGAAGAGTATGTTAGCTCTTTTGGTGATGAATGGCATTTGTTTAAAGATGTAAAAAATACTAGACCCTCTATGTCTAAAGATGAAATGAGTAAATATTTAAATTTAAATAAAGAAGATATTGAAAATAAATTAGTTCTTGAAATAGGTTGTGGAGCAGGTCCTTATTTAGATATTTCTGCAAAAGAATATAAAGCAAAACATATAATTGGAGTAGATTTAAGTCGTGCAGTTGATGCTGCATATGAAAATGTTGGAGAGCTTGAAAATGTAACTATTATTCAAGCAAATTTATTTCATCTACCTTTTAAAGAAAAAAGTTTTGATTTAATCTACTCTTTAGGAGTACTTCATCACACTCCCGATACAAAAAAAGCTTTTAAAGCAATTACTCCTTATGTGAAAAAACAAGGGCTTGTTTCTATTTGGCTTTATGGAAAATATTGGGAAAGAAAAATAAAAAACCAAAACTTCATAAGAAGAAATATCACTTCTAAATTTAGTTCAAAACAACTATATACATTTAGTAAAATTAGCTCTTATTTTTATTATTTATATTTATTACCTATTATAGGAGATGGATTAAGAGAGAGATTTCCTCTTGCAATGGATAAAGATATACAAGTTAGACAATTAAATACTTTTGATATGTATAGTCCCACTTATATAAATTATCACTATCTTGATGAAGTTTATGAATGGTTTGAAGAAGAGAATTTTAAAGATATAAGACCTTCGAGATATTTACTAGGGATGAAAGGGTACAAAGCTTAA
- a CDS encoding class I SAM-dependent methyltransferase: MSFLDFISFKIIPLLTGENKKPNVYITNINFLNWLQLKKSIKKSIPYIKGKCADIGSGHSPYKKYILNNIEEYISIDKGNIHTHMFSSSKEKFIDADIKELPFENNSFDTVILTQVLEHIDNPFKALEEIKRVLKKDGILILSVPFIYQAHATPYDFYRFSEYGLKEICKNYDFKILEFHYQGYLGTTIFSIINGFIWEVSSKNKLLRNTILLPFLFFIFSCNNLLGLLLDKIKLKNYCPNFWLILKVKK; the protein is encoded by the coding sequence ATGAGTTTTTTAGATTTTATTTCTTTTAAGATTATTCCATTATTAACAGGAGAAAATAAAAAACCAAATGTTTATATTACTAATATAAATTTTTTAAATTGGTTACAACTAAAAAAATCAATAAAAAAAAGTATTCCTTATATAAAGGGAAAATGTGCAGATATTGGCTCAGGACATTCCCCTTATAAAAAATATATTTTAAATAATATTGAAGAGTATATTTCAATTGATAAAGGTAATATTCATACTCATATGTTTAGCTCTTCTAAAGAAAAATTTATTGATGCTGATATAAAAGAGTTACCTTTTGAAAATAATAGTTTTGATACAGTGATTTTAACTCAAGTATTAGAACATATAGATAATCCTTTTAAAGCCTTAGAAGAGATAAAAAGAGTTCTTAAAAAAGATGGTATTTTAATATTATCTGTTCCTTTTATCTATCAAGCCCATGCAACTCCTTATGATTTTTATAGATTTAGTGAATATGGTTTAAAAGAGATTTGTAAAAACTATGATTTTAAAATTTTAGAATTTCATTATCAAGGTTATTTAGGAACTACTATTTTTTCAATTATAAATGGTTTTATATGGGAAGTATCAAGTAAAAATAAACTTTTAAGAAACACAATATTACTTCCTTTTTTATTTTTTATTTTTTCATGTAATAACTTATTAGGATTACTACTAGATAAAATAAAATTAAAAAACTATTGTCCAAATTTTTGGTTGATTTTAAAAGTAAAAAAATGA
- a CDS encoding glycosyltransferase family 2 protein, which translates to MTNTKSPKVSIVLVTYNRANELKEAIEQVLKQTYENIELLIGDDCSSDNTQEVIKSFNTNKIKNIRHKKNQGFFDNWQATLKYINSDYFIPIICDDDRLVDPNFIKDSICLFMQEDDIDMVFARVGTVINKKLTLQEHEFKNEYTGMQLVKDFYLYQKHLCLSTMILKKKYLDFFLNPNFKWDSSIVSNDQVLIYDILLHCKKIKFLNKVVYHWIREENIETFSNSIQSSVYAQLKNTTSLVEHVIPYLKEKNLEHLINSFDKYFLNHFEQMEMNYYLNLNQEIFEKLISENELKNKKIYIYGFGEVGIKLNDFLISKDIFICNFIDDIRKGEDIITFSNYLKNENEDSIIIIASYKRKIIHNIYKKLIQIPNKFKILELIDN; encoded by the coding sequence ATGACTAATACTAAAAGTCCTAAAGTATCTATAGTTTTAGTTACTTATAATCGTGCAAATGAATTAAAAGAGGCTATTGAACAGGTATTAAAGCAAACTTATGAAAATATTGAGTTATTAATTGGAGATGACTGTTCATCTGATAATACTCAAGAAGTTATAAAATCATTTAATACTAATAAAATTAAAAATATAAGACATAAAAAAAATCAAGGTTTTTTTGACAATTGGCAAGCAACACTTAAATATATAAATAGTGATTATTTTATACCTATTATTTGTGATGATGATAGATTAGTTGATCCAAACTTTATTAAAGATAGTATTTGTTTATTTATGCAAGAAGATGATATAGATATGGTATTTGCAAGAGTGGGAACAGTTATAAATAAAAAACTTACCCTTCAAGAACATGAATTTAAAAATGAATATACAGGTATGCAATTGGTTAAAGACTTTTATTTATACCAAAAGCATTTATGCTTAAGCACTATGATTTTAAAGAAAAAATATTTAGATTTCTTTTTAAATCCTAACTTTAAATGGGATTCTTCTATTGTTTCAAATGACCAAGTTTTAATTTATGATATTTTACTACATTGTAAAAAAATTAAATTCCTAAATAAAGTAGTTTATCATTGGATAAGAGAAGAGAACATAGAGACATTTAGTAATAGTATTCAAAGTAGTGTTTATGCACAACTAAAAAATACAACCTCATTAGTTGAACATGTGATACCTTATTTAAAAGAAAAAAATTTAGAACATTTAATAAATTCATTTGATAAATATTTTCTTAATCATTTTGAACAAATGGAAATGAATTATTATTTAAATTTAAATCAAGAAATTTTTGAAAAGTTAATTAGTGAAAATGAACTAAAAAATAAAAAGATTTATATATATGGTTTTGGAGAAGTGGGTATAAAATTAAATGATTTTTTAATTAGTAAAGATATTTTTATTTGTAACTTTATTGATGATATTAGAAAAGGAGAAGATATAATAACTTTTTCTAATTATTTAAAAAATGAAAATGAAGATTCAATAATTATAATAGCCTCATATAAAAGAAAAATTATTCATAATATTTATAAAAAATTAATACAAATACCAAATAAATTTAAAATTTTAGAACTTATAGATAATTAG